The following proteins are co-located in the Chitinivibrionales bacterium genome:
- a CDS encoding arginyltransferase, with amino-acid sequence MIFYKNPIISQPFQCPYLPEKTAQYACFFAGDVSSGELDTLLERGWRKFGIYFFRPSCPNCRACIPIRVPVQTFSLSSSQKKIRNRNKNVVFQFNPLRYSDRVYEIYSDHSKTRFGKKTTKDEFIESFYVPSCPSFQSEYYIEDKLFGVGFLDKSDKAFNSIYFVFLSEERKRGPGVLSVLREIEYARTQRLHYYYLGYWIEENASMEYKDRYKPNQKMNWETGEWREG; translated from the coding sequence ATGATATTTTATAAAAATCCAATTATCAGTCAACCTTTCCAGTGTCCTTACCTTCCCGAAAAAACCGCTCAGTATGCCTGTTTTTTTGCCGGTGATGTCTCTTCAGGGGAGCTGGACACTCTTCTCGAGCGGGGATGGCGCAAATTCGGAATATACTTTTTCCGTCCTTCCTGCCCGAACTGCAGAGCATGTATTCCTATCAGGGTTCCTGTGCAGACATTCAGTCTGAGTTCAAGCCAGAAAAAAATCCGTAACCGGAATAAAAATGTCGTCTTCCAGTTTAATCCGCTCAGATACTCAGATCGAGTGTATGAAATATATAGTGATCATTCAAAGACTCGATTCGGAAAGAAAACAACAAAAGATGAATTTATCGAGTCGTTCTATGTTCCATCATGCCCTTCCTTTCAATCGGAATATTATATCGAAGATAAGCTTTTCGGAGTCGGGTTTCTGGATAAATCGGACAAGGCATTCAACAGTATCTATTTTGTTTTCCTGTCTGAAGAACGCAAGCGGGGACCCGGCGTATTGAGTGTTCTCAGAGAAATCGAATATGCCCGAACGCAAAGACTTCACTACTACTATCTCGGTTACTGGATCGAAGAAAATGCGAGTATGGAGTATAAAGACCGGTATAAACCCAATCAGAAAATGAACTGGGAGACAGGAGAGTGGAGGGAAGGATAA